One Misgurnus anguillicaudatus chromosome 19, ASM2758022v2, whole genome shotgun sequence genomic region harbors:
- the scn4ab gene encoding sodium channel protein type 4 subunit alpha B isoform X2, which yields MAKKKINLLEIWRRNRSAHPNAAKNLKLWPRQLSQLRDPEVVASLAQQNAKMASLLPNTGKDVFQRFTLESLAEIERRMAEEAAEQARMKAENIEVDEDDLPKPSSDLEAGKVLPFIYGDPPPELLNVPLEELDPFYKAQKTFIVITKGNTIYRFNAEPACYILSPFSLTRRIAIRILIHSLFSMFIMVTILSNCVFMTMSDPPAWSKTVEYVFTGIYTFEAMVKVLSRGFCIGSFTFLRDPWNWLDFMVISMAYLTEFVDLGNVSALRTFRVLRALKTITVIPGLKTIVGALIQSVKKLADVMILTVFCLSVFALIGLQLFMGNLRQKCIMWPPFNLTNETLTADFNYTSFNGTNDGNSTFNFQEYINNPEHHYYVPGHMDALLCGNSSDAGKCPEGYTCMKAGRNPNYGYTSYDTFAWAFLALFRLMTQDFWENLFQLTLRAAGKTYMIFFVVIIFLGSFYLINLILAVVAMAYAEQNEATRAEAKEKEEEYARIMDQLKKQADQRHIIVHGSNTSLSSVKKGDDDFDGGGKWHNDFDGIALKPISGREGGTEITNGSRGTMTYLEVPGQQIRKQSAVSATENTMEELEDIQRPCPPCWYKFSDIFLKWNCCTPWVKFKRISYIIVMDPFTDLGITICIVLNTMFMAMEHYPMTPEFEYMLTVGNLVFTGIFTAEMVLKLIALDPYYYFQVGWNIFDSIIVTMSLVELGLANVQGLSVLRSFRLMRVFKLAKSWPTLNMLIKIIGNSVGALGNLTLVLAIIVFIFAVVGMQLFGKSYKDCVCKIAADCELPRWHMHDFFHSFLIIFRILCGEWIETMWDCMEVAGQGMCIVVFMMVMIIGNLVVLNLFLALLLSSFSGDNLSASDDDGETNNLLIAISRITRAIDWIKAFVIRQARRLLCLKPKQEGGKENKEDDSKPAIMNSNTTVIKVPIANGESDLDSPCDDDDDSFSEDEDKDDIDDNTKIKDGDESSTCSTVDKPLDMLDSESEIEEDSTIPEDCYTQQCIRRCPCLDVDIDYGSGKVWWNFRKTCFAIVEHNLFETFIIFMILLSSGALAFEDIYIEQRRAIRIILEYADQVFTYVFVVEMLLKWSAYGFKVYFTNAWCWLDFLIVDVSLISLTANILGYSELGAIKSLRTLRALRPLRALSRFEGMRVVVNALVGAIPSIFNVLLVCLIFWLIFSIMGVNLFAGKFYFCYNMTSEEYFLPSVVNNKSECDALAEVHDDVRWMNLKVNYDNVGMGYLSLLQVATFKGWMDIMYAAVDSRDIEAQPDYESNLYMYIYFVIFIIFGSFFTLNLFIGVIIDNFNQQKAKIRGKDIFMTEEQKKYYNAMKKLGSKKPQKPIPRPTNCCQGLVFDFVTKQFFDIFIMVLICLNMVTMMVETDDQNEEKERILYYINLIFIVIFTAECVLKLIALRYYYFSVGWNVFDFVVVILSIVGLLLADIIEKYFVSPTLFRVIRLARIGRVLRLIRGAKGIRTLLFALMMSLPALFNIGLLLFLIMFIFSIFGMSNFAYVKKEGVIDDMFNFETFGNSIICLFMITTSAGWDGLLSPILNSGPPDCDPDLENPGSSVRGNCGSPAVGIVFFCSYIVMSFLVVVNMYIAIILENFNVATEESSDPLCEDDFEMFYETWEKFDPSASQFISFGMLSEFCDTLKEPLRVAKPNEAKLVSMDLPMVPGDRIHCLDILVALTTEVLGDSGQIDAMKSTMEEKFMANNPSKASYEPITSTFRRKQEEVSASTIQKAYRAHVLKRSLKHASYIYREKTGKKGKDEEAPEKQGMIAKRMNYLYGDQGFEDDQASTIYFPQPGKKQQKAKGAPVRVQSDVVLYSAPFPIPAVTTSKESLV from the exons ATGGCTAAAAAGAAGATAAACCTTCTGGAGATTTGGCGTCGAAATCGTTCTGCTCACCCAAACGCAGCGAAAAACCTAAAATTATGGCCGCGTCAACT GTCACAATTGAGAGACCCGGAGGTGGTGGCATCCCTGGCCCAGCAGAATGCCAAGATGGCGAGTTTACTCCCTAACACAGGCAAAGATGTGTTCCAGCGCTTCACGCTGGAGTCGCTCGCCGAGATCGAGCGACGGATGGCAGAGGAAGCCGCCGAACAGGCGCGGATGAAGGCCGAGAATATCGAGGTGGATGAGGATGACCTCCCCAAACCCAGCAGTGATTTGGAGGCAGGAAAGGTCCTTCCATTCATCTATGGAGACCCTCCACCAGAACTCCTCAATGTTCCACTAGAAGAGTTGGATCCATTTTACAAAGCACAAAAA ACTTTCATTGTGATAACCAAAGGAAATACCATATACCGATTCAATGCTGAACCTGCCTGCTACATTCTGAGTCCCTTCAGCCTTACTCGACGAATAGCCATCAGAATACTCATACATTC ACTGTTTAGCATGTTCATCATGGTAACCATCTTGTCAAACTGTGTGTTCATGACAATGAGTGATCCTCCAGCCTGGAGCAAAACAGTAGA ATATGTTTTCACTGGCATTTACACCTTTGAGGCTATGGTAAAAGTGCTATCCAGGGGCTTTTGCATTGGTAGTTTCACATTCCTTCGAGATCCGTGGAATTGGCTGGATTTCATGGTCATCAGTATGGC GTACCTGACAGAGTTTGTAGACCTGGGGAACGTATCGGCTCTGAGGACCTTCCGTGTTCTCCGTGCCCTCAAAACAATCACTGTGATTCCAG GTCTAAAAACCATCGTCGGCGCCCTGATTCAGTCGGTGAAGAAACTGGCAGATGTCATGATCCTCACCGTCTTCTGTCTCAGTGTGTTCGCTCTCATCGGCCTGCAACTCTTTATGGGAAATCTGCGACAAAAGTGCATCATGTGGCCTCCCTTTAACCTGACCAATGAAACACTGACCGCAGACTTCAATTACACAAGCTTCAATGGCACAAATGACGGCAACAGCACTTTCAACTTTCAGGAATACATTAATAATCCAG AGCATCACTACTATGTGCCTGGCCATATGGATGCATtactgtgtgggaacagttcgGATGCAGG TAAGTGTCCTGAGGGATACACATGCATGAAAGCTGGCCGAAATCCAAATTATGGCTACACCAGCTATGACACCTTCGCATGGGCTTTCTTAGCCCTCTTTCGGCTAATGACTCAAGACTTCTGGGAAAATTTATTCCAGTTG ACCCTCCGTGCCGCTGGGAAGACCTACATGATCTTTTTCGTGGTCATCATCTTCTTGGGCTCGTTCTACCTCATCAATCTGATTCTGGCTGTGGTGGCGATGGCGTACGCAGAACAAAATGAAGCCACCAGAGCAGAAGCCAAAGAAAAGGAGGAAGAGTACGCACGAATCATGGACCAGCTCAAGAAACAAGCTGAC CAGAGGCATATAATTGTACACGGCAGTAATACATCACTGTCCAGTGTAAAGAAAGGTGATGATGACTTCGATGGGGGTGGCAAATGGCATAATGACTTTGATGGTATCGCGCTAAAGCCCATTTCAGGTAGAGAG GGGGGTACTGAGATAACCAACGGATCCAGAGGAACTATGACCTACCTTGAAGTTCCTGGCCAACAAATAAGAAAACAAAGTGCAGTGAGTGCTACAGAAAACACTATGgaag AGCTGGAGGATATTCAAAGGCCATGTCCTCCCTGCTGGTACAAGTTTTCCGACATATTCCTCAAATGGAACTGCTGCACACCGTGGGTGAAATTTAAGAGGATTAGCTACATTATTGTAATGGACCCATTTACGGATCTGGGCATTACCATCTGCATTGTGCTCAACACCATGTTCATGGCCATGGAGCATTATCCAATGACTCCTGAGTTTGAATATATGTTGACTGTGGGGAACTTG GTTTTCACAGGCATTTTCACAGCAGAAATGGTCCTGAAACTTATCGCGCTGGACCCGTATTATTACTTTCAGGTTGGCTGGAATATTTTTGATAGCATTATTGTAACAATGAGTCTGGTGGAGCTGGGCTTGGCCAATGTTCAGGGCTTGTCTGTGCTGAGGTCTTTTCGTCTG ATGCGTGTGTTCAAGCTGGCAAAGTCATGGCCCACCCTTAACATGCTGATAAAGATCATTGGCAATTCTGTGGGTGCTCTTGGAAACCTCACCCTCGTCCTGGCCATCATTGTCTTCATCTTTGCTGTGGTGGGGATGCAGCTTTTTGGAAAGAGCTATAAGGACTGCGTGTGTAAGATCGCAGCGGATTGTGAGCTGCCACGCTGGCACATGCACGATTTCTTCCACTCATTCCTCATCATCTTTCGTATTCTGTGTGGGGAGTGGATCGAAACCATGTGGGACTGCATGGAGGTGGCTGGCCAGGGCATGTGCATCGTAGTCTTTATGATGGTCATGATTATTGGAAACTTGGTG GTGCTGAATCTCTTCCTGGCTTTGCTACTCAGCTCTTTCAGTGGGGACAACTTGTCGGCATCTGATGATGATGGGGAGACAAACAATCTTCTGATCGCCATTTCTAGAATCACAAGAGCCATTGACTGGATAAAAGCGTTTGTTATCAGGCAAGCCAGACGGTTGCTGTGCCTGAAGCCAAAGCAAGAGGGTGGGAAAGAAAATAAAGAGGATGATTCCAAACCGGCCATCATGAATTCCAATACAACAGTCATCAAGGTGCCCATAGCCAATGGTGAATCTGATTTGGACAGCCCTTGTGATGATGATGACGACAGCTTTTCCGAGGATGAAGACAAAGATGACATTGATGACAACACTAAA ATAAAAGATGGAGATGAATCTTCAACCTGCAGCACAGTGGACAAACCTCTTGATATGCTCGATTCAGAATCAGAGATTGAAGAGGATTCAACCATACCTGAGGACTGCTACACGCAAC AATGTATCAGGCGATGTCCTTGCCTGGACGTTGATATTGATTATGGATCAGGAAAGGTGTGGTGGAACTTTCGTAAAACCTGCTTTGCTATTGTGGAACACAACTTATTTGAAACCTTTATCATCTTCATGATTCTCCTCAGCAGTGGAGCATTG GCATTTGAGGACATATACATCGAACAACGCAGAGCGATCAGAATCATCCTCGAATATGCAGATCAGGTCTTCACCTACGTGTTCGTCGTTGAAATGCTTCTGAAATGGTCGGCTTATGGTTTCAAAGTCTATTTCACGAATGCTTGGTGTTGGCTGGACTTTCTTATCGTTGAT GTGTCACTGATCAGCCTGACAGCAAATATTTTAGGCTACTCTGAACTGGGGGCCATTAAATCTCTCCGAACTTTGAGAGCTTTGAGACCTCTTAGAGCTCTGTCCAGATTCGAAGGAATGAGG GTGGTGGTGAATGCCCTTGTAGGGGCCATCCCATCCATCTTCAACGTTCTCCTGGTGTGTCTCATCTTCTGGCTCATCTTTAGCATCATGGGGGTGAACCTTTTCGCTGGAAAGTTTTACTTTTGCTACAACATGACATCCGAAGAATACTTCCTTCCCTCTGTGGTCAATAATAAGTCTGAATGCGATGCGCTCGCGGAGGTTCATGATGATGTGCGATGGATGAACCTGAAGGTCAACTATGATAACGTTGGCATGGGCTACCTCTCCTTACTGCAAGTG GCAACATTTAAAGGATGGATGGACATCATGTATGCTGCAGTGGATTCCCGTGAT ATCGAAGCGCAGCCGGATTACGAGTCCAATCTCTACATGTACATTTACTTTGTTATTTTCATCATCTTTGGCTCTTTCTTCACCCTTAACCTGTTCATCGGTGTTATCATTGATAATTTCAACCAGCAGAAGGCAAAGATAA GAGGAAAAGATATCTTCATGACAGAGGAACAGAAAAAGTACTACAACGCCATGAAGAAACTTGGCTCCAAGAAGCCACAGAAACCTATTCCTAGGCCTACG AACTGCTGCCAAGGCTTGGTATTCGACTTTGTCACCAAGCAATTCTTCGACATCTTCATCATGGTTCTGATCTGTCTTAATATGGTGACCATGATGGTGGAGACAGATGACCAGAATGAAGAAAAGGAAAGGATTTTATACTATATCAATCTGATCTTCATCGTGATCTTCACCGCCGAGTGCGTTCTAAAGCTCATCGCTCTGCGATACTACTATTTCTCTGTCGGGTGGAACGTCTTTGATTTCGTTGTGGTCATTCTTTCAATCGTAG GTCTTTTGCTGGCGGACATTATTGAGAAATACTTTGTTTCGCCCACACTTTTCCGTGTCATCAGACTGGCCAGAATCGGACGCGTCCTGCGTCTCATTCGCGGTGCGAAAGGAATCAGGACGTTGCTGTTTGCGCTCATGATGTCACTTCCTGCACTCTTCAACATCGGCCTCCTGCTTTTCctaatcatgtttattttctccaTATTTGGCATGTCCAACTTTGCGTATGTCAAGAAAGAAGGTGTCATCGACGACATGTTCAACTTCGAGACCTTCGGGAACAGCATCATATGCTTGTTCATGATCACGACGTCCGCCGGCTGGGATGGCCTGCTGTCACCCATTCTCAACAGCGGGCCACCAGACTGCGACCCAGATCTGGAGAACCCAGGTTCGTCCGTCAGGGGCAACTGCGGGAGCCCGGCGGTGGGAATCGTCTTCTTTTGCAGCTACATTGTAATGTCCTTCCTTGTCGTAGTTAACATGTACATAGCCATTATTCTGGAAAACTTCAACGTAGCGACAGAGGAGAGCAGCGATCCCTTGTGCGAGGACGATTTTGAGATGTTCTACGAAACCTGGGAGAAGTTCGATCCGTCCGCGTCTCAGTTTATCAGTTTCGGCATGCTGTCGGAGTTCTGCGACACGTTGAAAGAGCCACTGAGAGTCGCCAAACCCAATGAGGCGAAATTGGTTTCGATGGACCTACCCATGGTCCCTGGGGACAGGATCCACTGTCTGGACATCCTGGTAGCCCTTACTACAGAAGTGCTGGGAGATTCCGGCCAGATAGATGCCATGAAATCAACTATGGAGGAAAAGTTTATGGCGAACAATCCCTCGAAAGCTTCGTACGAGCCCATCACCAGCACTTTTAGACGCAAACAAGAGGAGGTGTCTGCTTCGACTATTCAGAAAGCATACCGTGCACACGTGCTTAAACGCTCCCTCAAACATGCTTCATATATATACAGAGAGAAAACAGGCAAAAAGGGAAAAGATGAGGAGGCTCCAGAGAAGCAGGGGATGATCGCTAAGAGAATGAACTATCTATATGGAGATCAGGGCTTTGAGGACGACCAAGCTTCGACCATCTATTTTCCTCAGCCAGGAAAGAAGCAGCAGAAGGCTAAAGGTGCCCCGGTGAGGGTTCAAAGCGATGTAGTCTTGTACTCCGCCCCCTTTCCCATCCCGGCCGTGACGACTTCGAAAGAGTCCCTTGTGTAG
- the scn4ab gene encoding sodium channel protein type 4 subunit alpha B isoform X1, giving the protein MASPALALMSSSYRRSSSIGCCSSPRSRDPGLSGVPAFMLFGQEDRALFNMSQLRDPEVVASLAQQNAKMASLLPNTGKDVFQRFTLESLAEIERRMAEEAAEQARMKAENIEVDEDDLPKPSSDLEAGKVLPFIYGDPPPELLNVPLEELDPFYKAQKTFIVITKGNTIYRFNAEPACYILSPFSLTRRIAIRILIHSLFSMFIMVTILSNCVFMTMSDPPAWSKTVEYVFTGIYTFEAMVKVLSRGFCIGSFTFLRDPWNWLDFMVISMAYLTEFVDLGNVSALRTFRVLRALKTITVIPGLKTIVGALIQSVKKLADVMILTVFCLSVFALIGLQLFMGNLRQKCIMWPPFNLTNETLTADFNYTSFNGTNDGNSTFNFQEYINNPEHHYYVPGHMDALLCGNSSDAGKCPEGYTCMKAGRNPNYGYTSYDTFAWAFLALFRLMTQDFWENLFQLTLRAAGKTYMIFFVVIIFLGSFYLINLILAVVAMAYAEQNEATRAEAKEKEEEYARIMDQLKKQADQRHIIVHGSNTSLSSVKKGDDDFDGGGKWHNDFDGIALKPISGREGGTEITNGSRGTMTYLEVPGQQIRKQSAVSATENTMEELEDIQRPCPPCWYKFSDIFLKWNCCTPWVKFKRISYIIVMDPFTDLGITICIVLNTMFMAMEHYPMTPEFEYMLTVGNLVFTGIFTAEMVLKLIALDPYYYFQVGWNIFDSIIVTMSLVELGLANVQGLSVLRSFRLMRVFKLAKSWPTLNMLIKIIGNSVGALGNLTLVLAIIVFIFAVVGMQLFGKSYKDCVCKIAADCELPRWHMHDFFHSFLIIFRILCGEWIETMWDCMEVAGQGMCIVVFMMVMIIGNLVVLNLFLALLLSSFSGDNLSASDDDGETNNLLIAISRITRAIDWIKAFVIRQARRLLCLKPKQEGGKENKEDDSKPAIMNSNTTVIKVPIANGESDLDSPCDDDDDSFSEDEDKDDIDDNTKIKDGDESSTCSTVDKPLDMLDSESEIEEDSTIPEDCYTQQCIRRCPCLDVDIDYGSGKVWWNFRKTCFAIVEHNLFETFIIFMILLSSGALAFEDIYIEQRRAIRIILEYADQVFTYVFVVEMLLKWSAYGFKVYFTNAWCWLDFLIVDVSLISLTANILGYSELGAIKSLRTLRALRPLRALSRFEGMRVVVNALVGAIPSIFNVLLVCLIFWLIFSIMGVNLFAGKFYFCYNMTSEEYFLPSVVNNKSECDALAEVHDDVRWMNLKVNYDNVGMGYLSLLQVATFKGWMDIMYAAVDSRDIEAQPDYESNLYMYIYFVIFIIFGSFFTLNLFIGVIIDNFNQQKAKIRGKDIFMTEEQKKYYNAMKKLGSKKPQKPIPRPTNCCQGLVFDFVTKQFFDIFIMVLICLNMVTMMVETDDQNEEKERILYYINLIFIVIFTAECVLKLIALRYYYFSVGWNVFDFVVVILSIVGLLLADIIEKYFVSPTLFRVIRLARIGRVLRLIRGAKGIRTLLFALMMSLPALFNIGLLLFLIMFIFSIFGMSNFAYVKKEGVIDDMFNFETFGNSIICLFMITTSAGWDGLLSPILNSGPPDCDPDLENPGSSVRGNCGSPAVGIVFFCSYIVMSFLVVVNMYIAIILENFNVATEESSDPLCEDDFEMFYETWEKFDPSASQFISFGMLSEFCDTLKEPLRVAKPNEAKLVSMDLPMVPGDRIHCLDILVALTTEVLGDSGQIDAMKSTMEEKFMANNPSKASYEPITSTFRRKQEEVSASTIQKAYRAHVLKRSLKHASYIYREKTGKKGKDEEAPEKQGMIAKRMNYLYGDQGFEDDQASTIYFPQPGKKQQKAKGAPVRVQSDVVLYSAPFPIPAVTTSKESLV; this is encoded by the exons GTCACAATTGAGAGACCCGGAGGTGGTGGCATCCCTGGCCCAGCAGAATGCCAAGATGGCGAGTTTACTCCCTAACACAGGCAAAGATGTGTTCCAGCGCTTCACGCTGGAGTCGCTCGCCGAGATCGAGCGACGGATGGCAGAGGAAGCCGCCGAACAGGCGCGGATGAAGGCCGAGAATATCGAGGTGGATGAGGATGACCTCCCCAAACCCAGCAGTGATTTGGAGGCAGGAAAGGTCCTTCCATTCATCTATGGAGACCCTCCACCAGAACTCCTCAATGTTCCACTAGAAGAGTTGGATCCATTTTACAAAGCACAAAAA ACTTTCATTGTGATAACCAAAGGAAATACCATATACCGATTCAATGCTGAACCTGCCTGCTACATTCTGAGTCCCTTCAGCCTTACTCGACGAATAGCCATCAGAATACTCATACATTC ACTGTTTAGCATGTTCATCATGGTAACCATCTTGTCAAACTGTGTGTTCATGACAATGAGTGATCCTCCAGCCTGGAGCAAAACAGTAGA ATATGTTTTCACTGGCATTTACACCTTTGAGGCTATGGTAAAAGTGCTATCCAGGGGCTTTTGCATTGGTAGTTTCACATTCCTTCGAGATCCGTGGAATTGGCTGGATTTCATGGTCATCAGTATGGC GTACCTGACAGAGTTTGTAGACCTGGGGAACGTATCGGCTCTGAGGACCTTCCGTGTTCTCCGTGCCCTCAAAACAATCACTGTGATTCCAG GTCTAAAAACCATCGTCGGCGCCCTGATTCAGTCGGTGAAGAAACTGGCAGATGTCATGATCCTCACCGTCTTCTGTCTCAGTGTGTTCGCTCTCATCGGCCTGCAACTCTTTATGGGAAATCTGCGACAAAAGTGCATCATGTGGCCTCCCTTTAACCTGACCAATGAAACACTGACCGCAGACTTCAATTACACAAGCTTCAATGGCACAAATGACGGCAACAGCACTTTCAACTTTCAGGAATACATTAATAATCCAG AGCATCACTACTATGTGCCTGGCCATATGGATGCATtactgtgtgggaacagttcgGATGCAGG TAAGTGTCCTGAGGGATACACATGCATGAAAGCTGGCCGAAATCCAAATTATGGCTACACCAGCTATGACACCTTCGCATGGGCTTTCTTAGCCCTCTTTCGGCTAATGACTCAAGACTTCTGGGAAAATTTATTCCAGTTG ACCCTCCGTGCCGCTGGGAAGACCTACATGATCTTTTTCGTGGTCATCATCTTCTTGGGCTCGTTCTACCTCATCAATCTGATTCTGGCTGTGGTGGCGATGGCGTACGCAGAACAAAATGAAGCCACCAGAGCAGAAGCCAAAGAAAAGGAGGAAGAGTACGCACGAATCATGGACCAGCTCAAGAAACAAGCTGAC CAGAGGCATATAATTGTACACGGCAGTAATACATCACTGTCCAGTGTAAAGAAAGGTGATGATGACTTCGATGGGGGTGGCAAATGGCATAATGACTTTGATGGTATCGCGCTAAAGCCCATTTCAGGTAGAGAG GGGGGTACTGAGATAACCAACGGATCCAGAGGAACTATGACCTACCTTGAAGTTCCTGGCCAACAAATAAGAAAACAAAGTGCAGTGAGTGCTACAGAAAACACTATGgaag AGCTGGAGGATATTCAAAGGCCATGTCCTCCCTGCTGGTACAAGTTTTCCGACATATTCCTCAAATGGAACTGCTGCACACCGTGGGTGAAATTTAAGAGGATTAGCTACATTATTGTAATGGACCCATTTACGGATCTGGGCATTACCATCTGCATTGTGCTCAACACCATGTTCATGGCCATGGAGCATTATCCAATGACTCCTGAGTTTGAATATATGTTGACTGTGGGGAACTTG GTTTTCACAGGCATTTTCACAGCAGAAATGGTCCTGAAACTTATCGCGCTGGACCCGTATTATTACTTTCAGGTTGGCTGGAATATTTTTGATAGCATTATTGTAACAATGAGTCTGGTGGAGCTGGGCTTGGCCAATGTTCAGGGCTTGTCTGTGCTGAGGTCTTTTCGTCTG ATGCGTGTGTTCAAGCTGGCAAAGTCATGGCCCACCCTTAACATGCTGATAAAGATCATTGGCAATTCTGTGGGTGCTCTTGGAAACCTCACCCTCGTCCTGGCCATCATTGTCTTCATCTTTGCTGTGGTGGGGATGCAGCTTTTTGGAAAGAGCTATAAGGACTGCGTGTGTAAGATCGCAGCGGATTGTGAGCTGCCACGCTGGCACATGCACGATTTCTTCCACTCATTCCTCATCATCTTTCGTATTCTGTGTGGGGAGTGGATCGAAACCATGTGGGACTGCATGGAGGTGGCTGGCCAGGGCATGTGCATCGTAGTCTTTATGATGGTCATGATTATTGGAAACTTGGTG GTGCTGAATCTCTTCCTGGCTTTGCTACTCAGCTCTTTCAGTGGGGACAACTTGTCGGCATCTGATGATGATGGGGAGACAAACAATCTTCTGATCGCCATTTCTAGAATCACAAGAGCCATTGACTGGATAAAAGCGTTTGTTATCAGGCAAGCCAGACGGTTGCTGTGCCTGAAGCCAAAGCAAGAGGGTGGGAAAGAAAATAAAGAGGATGATTCCAAACCGGCCATCATGAATTCCAATACAACAGTCATCAAGGTGCCCATAGCCAATGGTGAATCTGATTTGGACAGCCCTTGTGATGATGATGACGACAGCTTTTCCGAGGATGAAGACAAAGATGACATTGATGACAACACTAAA ATAAAAGATGGAGATGAATCTTCAACCTGCAGCACAGTGGACAAACCTCTTGATATGCTCGATTCAGAATCAGAGATTGAAGAGGATTCAACCATACCTGAGGACTGCTACACGCAAC AATGTATCAGGCGATGTCCTTGCCTGGACGTTGATATTGATTATGGATCAGGAAAGGTGTGGTGGAACTTTCGTAAAACCTGCTTTGCTATTGTGGAACACAACTTATTTGAAACCTTTATCATCTTCATGATTCTCCTCAGCAGTGGAGCATTG GCATTTGAGGACATATACATCGAACAACGCAGAGCGATCAGAATCATCCTCGAATATGCAGATCAGGTCTTCACCTACGTGTTCGTCGTTGAAATGCTTCTGAAATGGTCGGCTTATGGTTTCAAAGTCTATTTCACGAATGCTTGGTGTTGGCTGGACTTTCTTATCGTTGAT GTGTCACTGATCAGCCTGACAGCAAATATTTTAGGCTACTCTGAACTGGGGGCCATTAAATCTCTCCGAACTTTGAGAGCTTTGAGACCTCTTAGAGCTCTGTCCAGATTCGAAGGAATGAGG GTGGTGGTGAATGCCCTTGTAGGGGCCATCCCATCCATCTTCAACGTTCTCCTGGTGTGTCTCATCTTCTGGCTCATCTTTAGCATCATGGGGGTGAACCTTTTCGCTGGAAAGTTTTACTTTTGCTACAACATGACATCCGAAGAATACTTCCTTCCCTCTGTGGTCAATAATAAGTCTGAATGCGATGCGCTCGCGGAGGTTCATGATGATGTGCGATGGATGAACCTGAAGGTCAACTATGATAACGTTGGCATGGGCTACCTCTCCTTACTGCAAGTG GCAACATTTAAAGGATGGATGGACATCATGTATGCTGCAGTGGATTCCCGTGAT ATCGAAGCGCAGCCGGATTACGAGTCCAATCTCTACATGTACATTTACTTTGTTATTTTCATCATCTTTGGCTCTTTCTTCACCCTTAACCTGTTCATCGGTGTTATCATTGATAATTTCAACCAGCAGAAGGCAAAGATAA GAGGAAAAGATATCTTCATGACAGAGGAACAGAAAAAGTACTACAACGCCATGAAGAAACTTGGCTCCAAGAAGCCACAGAAACCTATTCCTAGGCCTACG AACTGCTGCCAAGGCTTGGTATTCGACTTTGTCACCAAGCAATTCTTCGACATCTTCATCATGGTTCTGATCTGTCTTAATATGGTGACCATGATGGTGGAGACAGATGACCAGAATGAAGAAAAGGAAAGGATTTTATACTATATCAATCTGATCTTCATCGTGATCTTCACCGCCGAGTGCGTTCTAAAGCTCATCGCTCTGCGATACTACTATTTCTCTGTCGGGTGGAACGTCTTTGATTTCGTTGTGGTCATTCTTTCAATCGTAG GTCTTTTGCTGGCGGACATTATTGAGAAATACTTTGTTTCGCCCACACTTTTCCGTGTCATCAGACTGGCCAGAATCGGACGCGTCCTGCGTCTCATTCGCGGTGCGAAAGGAATCAGGACGTTGCTGTTTGCGCTCATGATGTCACTTCCTGCACTCTTCAACATCGGCCTCCTGCTTTTCctaatcatgtttattttctccaTATTTGGCATGTCCAACTTTGCGTATGTCAAGAAAGAAGGTGTCATCGACGACATGTTCAACTTCGAGACCTTCGGGAACAGCATCATATGCTTGTTCATGATCACGACGTCCGCCGGCTGGGATGGCCTGCTGTCACCCATTCTCAACAGCGGGCCACCAGACTGCGACCCAGATCTGGAGAACCCAGGTTCGTCCGTCAGGGGCAACTGCGGGAGCCCGGCGGTGGGAATCGTCTTCTTTTGCAGCTACATTGTAATGTCCTTCCTTGTCGTAGTTAACATGTACATAGCCATTATTCTGGAAAACTTCAACGTAGCGACAGAGGAGAGCAGCGATCCCTTGTGCGAGGACGATTTTGAGATGTTCTACGAAACCTGGGAGAAGTTCGATCCGTCCGCGTCTCAGTTTATCAGTTTCGGCATGCTGTCGGAGTTCTGCGACACGTTGAAAGAGCCACTGAGAGTCGCCAAACCCAATGAGGCGAAATTGGTTTCGATGGACCTACCCATGGTCCCTGGGGACAGGATCCACTGTCTGGACATCCTGGTAGCCCTTACTACAGAAGTGCTGGGAGATTCCGGCCAGATAGATGCCATGAAATCAACTATGGAGGAAAAGTTTATGGCGAACAATCCCTCGAAAGCTTCGTACGAGCCCATCACCAGCACTTTTAGACGCAAACAAGAGGAGGTGTCTGCTTCGACTATTCAGAAAGCATACCGTGCACACGTGCTTAAACGCTCCCTCAAACATGCTTCATATATATACAGAGAGAAAACAGGCAAAAAGGGAAAAGATGAGGAGGCTCCAGAGAAGCAGGGGATGATCGCTAAGAGAATGAACTATCTATATGGAGATCAGGGCTTTGAGGACGACCAAGCTTCGACCATCTATTTTCCTCAGCCAGGAAAGAAGCAGCAGAAGGCTAAAGGTGCCCCGGTGAGGGTTCAAAGCGATGTAGTCTTGTACTCCGCCCCCTTTCCCATCCCGGCCGTGACGACTTCGAAAGAGTCCCTTGTGTAG